In Thermoanaerobaculia bacterium, the genomic stretch CGCGCTATCGGAGACGGGGGTCGACCTGATCGACTGATCGAGCGGCGGGATCGTTCCCGGAGTGAAGATTCCGACGGGGCCGGGCTACCAGGTGGAGTTCGCGGCGCGGGTCCGGAAGGAGGCGGGAATCGCCACCGGCGCCGTCGGCCTGATCACCGAGCCGGAGCAGGCCGAGGAGATCGTGGCCTCGGGAAAGGCGGATGCCGTCTTCCTCGGACGCGCGGCGCTCCGCGATCCGTACTGGCCGCTCCACGCGGCGAAGGCGCTGGGGGCGGATGTCGCGTGGCCGGAACAATACCTTCGAGCCAAGGACTGAGCGGCACGCCGATACGGGTCGTTATACGCGACGCGGACGCCCGGCCGTCGAGCGCGACGTACGATCGCCAGTACGCCTTGCCCGCCGGCCGGGCATCCGCGCCCGTCTTCCAACCCGTCTCGGCGTGCTTTCAAGTTATCGAGAACTGATCCTCGTCTTGGCCGGATCGACGCGCCGCCGTCACGCGCCCCCCTCTCCCGAGCCGGCTCCCGCGAGGGGTCAGCGCTTGATGCGGTCGCCGAGATCCTCGACCGCTTCGCCGAGTTTGCGGCGGGCGCGGCCGAGGTCGTGCTCGGCTTCCCCCTCGCGGCGCTGACCTTCGCCTTCGTCTTCGAGCCGGCGGTCGCCGGTGACGACTCCGGCCGCCTCCTTGATCCGTCCTTTCAGCTCTTCCGTCTTTCCTCGGACTTCGTCCCGATTGGCCATGGTGACCTCCCGCGTGGGAGCGGAGCAGGGGCCGTGCCAGCCCGGCGGCAGCGGCGCGCCTCTCGCTCCGTGGTATAATGGTACATATGTACCAGCCGTCCGCTCGGCCGTTCGAGATCGGCCTCTTTCAGCTCCTCCCCGCTCCCGAGGATCGACCTGACGGCGAGGTGATTGACGGGGCCCTCCGAGACGTGGTCTTCGCGGAGGAGCGGG encodes the following:
- a CDS encoding CsbD family protein, encoding MANRDEVRGKTEELKGRIKEAAGVVTGDRRLEDEGEGQRREGEAEHDLGRARRKLGEAVEDLGDRIKR